One genomic segment of Bradyrhizobium diazoefficiens includes these proteins:
- a CDS encoding TOBE domain-containing protein — translation MRISARNQIKGTVVEVTKGATTSHVRVDIGNGTIVTSSITNEAVDDLGIKAKSEVTVVIKASDVMIAVD, via the coding sequence ATGCGCATCAGTGCACGTAACCAGATCAAGGGCACCGTCGTCGAGGTCACCAAGGGCGCGACGACGTCCCATGTCCGTGTCGATATCGGCAACGGCACGATCGTGACATCCTCGATCACCAATGAGGCGGTCGACGATCTCGGCATCAAGGCGAAGAGCGAGGTCACGGTCGTGATCAAGGCGTCCGACGTCATGATCGCGGTGGACTGA
- the mepA gene encoding penicillin-insensitive murein endopeptidase — translation MSLRRFPPLLLVVTLLAAGGALAQDKGSVNPTPLPPLANPNDPKLGAKELFARKLLPSAGPARVIGSYTKGCIGGAMQMPLNGDNWQVMRLSRNRNYGHPDMIALIKRLAAKAHKDAGWPGILVGDIGQPRGGPALSGHASHQIGLDADIWLTPMPDRRLSREEREEMSAVMMVREDRLDIDPKVFTPGHVLVLRDAAQEPAVQRIFVNAAIKKALCREAKGDRSWLSKIRPWWGHDYHFHIRMRCPAGASECHGQPSQSEDEGCKPSDLAYWFSEGVLHPKPPPEPPKPKPPMTLAQMPAACKAVLHAGNAKP, via the coding sequence ATGAGTCTCCGCCGCTTCCCCCCTCTCCTGCTTGTCGTGACGTTGCTGGCCGCCGGCGGCGCGCTGGCCCAGGACAAAGGCAGTGTCAACCCGACGCCGCTGCCGCCGCTCGCCAATCCCAACGATCCCAAGCTCGGCGCCAAGGAGCTGTTCGCGCGCAAGCTGCTGCCCTCGGCCGGCCCGGCGCGTGTCATCGGCTCCTACACCAAGGGCTGCATCGGCGGCGCCATGCAGATGCCGCTCAACGGCGACAATTGGCAGGTGATGCGGCTGTCGCGCAACCGCAATTACGGCCACCCTGACATGATCGCGCTGATCAAGCGCCTGGCGGCCAAGGCGCACAAAGACGCCGGCTGGCCGGGCATCCTGGTCGGCGACATCGGCCAGCCGCGCGGCGGGCCGGCGCTATCGGGCCATGCCAGCCACCAGATCGGGTTAGACGCCGACATCTGGCTGACGCCGATGCCGGACCGCCGTCTCTCGCGCGAGGAGCGCGAGGAGATGTCGGCGGTGATGATGGTGCGCGAGGACCGGCTCGACATCGATCCAAAAGTGTTCACGCCCGGCCATGTGCTGGTGCTGCGCGACGCAGCACAAGAGCCGGCGGTGCAGCGCATCTTCGTCAACGCTGCGATCAAGAAGGCGCTGTGCCGCGAGGCCAAGGGCGACCGCTCCTGGCTGTCGAAGATCCGGCCGTGGTGGGGCCACGACTATCACTTCCACATCCGCATGCGCTGCCCGGCGGGCGCCAGCGAATGCCATGGCCAGCCGTCGCAATCCGAGGACGAGGGCTGCAAGCCGTCCGATCTCGCCTACTGGTTCAGCGAAGGCGTGCTGCATCCCAAGCCGCCGCCGGAGCCGCCGAAGCCGAAGCCGCCGATGACGCTGGCGCAGATGCCCGCGGCCTGCAAAGCGGTGCTGCATGCGGGCAATGCGAAGCCGTAA